One genomic window of Salvelinus namaycush isolate Seneca chromosome 22, SaNama_1.0, whole genome shotgun sequence includes the following:
- the rps24 gene encoding 40S ribosomal protein S24 isoform X2, whose protein sequence is MNDTVTVRTRKFMTNRLLQRKQMVVDVLHPGKATVPKTEIREKLAKMYKTTPDVVFVFGFRTQFGGGKTTGFAMVYDSLDYAKKNEPKHRLARHGLYEKKKSSRKQRKERKNRMKKVRGTKKASVGAAGKK, encoded by the exons ATG AACGACACAGTGACAGTCAGAACCCGGAAGTTTATGACAAACCGGCTGCTTCAGAGGAAGCAAATG GTTGTTGATGTCCTCCATCCGGGCAAAGCCACAGTCCCTAAGACTGAGATCAGGGAGAAACTGGCCAAAATGTACAAGACCACCCCCGATGTGGTGTTCGTCTTCGGCTTCAGGACACAGTTTGGTGGCGGCAAGACGACGGGTTTCGCCATGGTCTACGACTCTCTCGACTACGCTAAGAAGAACGAGCCCAAGCACAGACTGGCCAGG CACGGTCTCTATGAGAAGAAGAAGTCCTCCAGAAAACAGCGCAAGGAACGCAAGAACAGAATGAAGAAAGTACGAGGCACCAAGAAAGCCAGTGTGGGTGCTGCTGGCAAAAAG
- the rps24 gene encoding 40S ribosomal protein S24 isoform X1, which produces MNDTVTVRTRKFMTNRLLQRKQMVVDVLHPGKATVPKTEIREKLAKMYKTTPDVVFVFGFRTQFGGGKTTGFAMVYDSLDYAKKNEPKHRLARHGLYEKKKSSRKQRKERKNRMKKVRGTKKASVGAAGKKVTWLFPLWCIPLVLVWVRLNSHNFTQAAFVVLPLL; this is translated from the exons ATG AACGACACAGTGACAGTCAGAACCCGGAAGTTTATGACAAACCGGCTGCTTCAGAGGAAGCAAATG GTTGTTGATGTCCTCCATCCGGGCAAAGCCACAGTCCCTAAGACTGAGATCAGGGAGAAACTGGCCAAAATGTACAAGACCACCCCCGATGTGGTGTTCGTCTTCGGCTTCAGGACACAGTTTGGTGGCGGCAAGACGACGGGTTTCGCCATGGTCTACGACTCTCTCGACTACGCTAAGAAGAACGAGCCCAAGCACAGACTGGCCAGG CACGGTCTCTATGAGAAGAAGAAGTCCTCCAGAAAACAGCGCAAGGAACGCAAGAACAGAATGAAGAAAGTACGAGGCACCAAGAAAGCCAGTGTGGGTGCTGCTGGCAAAAAGGTAACTTGGCTGTTCCCCCTATGGTGCATTCCTCTTGTTCTAGTATGGGTGCGTCTCAATAGTCACAATTTTACACAAGCTGCTTTTGTTGTCCTTCCTCTGCTTTGA